From one Eriocheir sinensis breed Jianghai 21 chromosome 58, ASM2467909v1, whole genome shotgun sequence genomic stretch:
- the LOC126985030 gene encoding trithorax group protein osa-like isoform X1, whose product MSSSSQGLEFLDLSGVSQDERQELLSLVSGATPAVLVLAPDTSAPAPLHPAPQAREEDDEEEEEEEEEEQQQQQEQEQELDVEHEEEHEQQVGVDEESRPPSAGLEEPAIPLQEQGVYGDDESKMNVVAGSATPISQDPVTTTSTTATATTTTSTITTSVTLASSSYGGAEVLGPRAFTVPPPSLGSQGQAGGQQVYQPYPTHSPGNPPVYNPHMPPPSHPPHFTQMPPPMLPQGATVYVANCHVNLSSSYNGGQGHMPVLGSTPGPSQSPPPQSPALVPSLPIMQEPAPQPPPHPPQVKPVHEGKVEYEGRRNFDPFRGGHRGRGRGRGRGKRLNLERGGGEHPGFGGDKHYHEAAPFGSLHGQYVYPNIQYHMRGGGGYPPYPSVPTAQNVQGMPLMYGQQYVQYTHGPMTPLLPYSSGPHGSQHPAAALQHLHHQHPHHHPHPQQQHHHHFHQQQHHHHQQQQQQQHQQQQQQQQQQTQQQQQQTETESPEQEHQYHLQQPQPQPNFPEPPEVAGSSNLHSNQPFVSTSQTRSSQFESVTSVGVSAPAVNFTPSVTAPAEAGSVSPLTSQTASLVLEDCVETRTSSMGIVSPSQEAPVPVGQEGEEATPQPTLHSQPPAHHQTSLHSLPPPNMQVPPPGQSQVPLSGQVQVPPPGQNQVLPSSQVEVQVPPPKQNQEAMSHQTLVPPPPPSQVQVPPPSGQGQIPSNQTQVPPLGQVPGPSPGHSAQVPPLAQGQAPPPGLTQELPPSQCQASPSSQGQSQVQAPAQTQEPPPSHVQVPPPTHIQVASGHTTQVSPPSHVPQVPPPSHTQAPPPGLPQVPPPGLLQVPPPGLAQLPPPCQAPPPAHSHVPPPGQAQELPVGHVQGLPTGQVQAPSAGQVKTPQLPVLSAPASHPQTASKISSGSSSKSSSTPQVLFRQMNKSKVAGMEQTTLADITFMSDEIQPDVVTEMPVELVMTPNPLGAPEPSPSSVSFPSTLPVADPPASQGNTPIAAPEAGGRQMNNDVGVAVQSAPTPADTNSVMSEVVMPPLTTSPATTAPGGAWAQKKSWSQLFKPCDEVGAKQVAYVAPFNQGAEKPCEEVSLPLEAADHKVSDTSLSEADMEKAKIGGMLRQYVQDHHHAALQPRGLINKANWCYINAPLQALLACPPFYNLMKNIPNIAGLKKGKSSTPVIDSIVEYIHEFSEMAPMLKPCKKDKSGNAARKETEIVTGPPFEPSYVYKMLANINGDLFSDGRQQDAEEMLSFVLNGLHEEMVEALKLAGEWSPSPTGDQPAVNGSVNGETNGSDHEDASDDSDEWQMMGSRKRYCVTRTATFTPTPISAIFWGQLRSELHQAGGHTTANLQPFTTLPLDIQSSKVESVRDALEQLVSKEEIPDYTDAKTNQDVTVFKQVFLEHLPNVLILQLKRFIYDKDGGLQKVMKKVNFPIDLEITKELMSSCIRGKLSPVQRKYKLLAVVYHDGKEATKGHYVADIYHGGYNCWLRCDDSFIKEVPESVVMRHVPPRVPYLLFYRRADTMVGPSPKAKS is encoded by the exons GGCCTGGAGTTCCTTGACCTGAGTGGGGTGAGTCAGGATGAGCGCCAGGAACTCCTTTCCCTTGTCTCTGGTGCCACCCCTGCGGTGCTGGTGCTGGCCCCTGACACCTCAGCCCCAGCCCCACTCCACCCAGCACCCCAGGCCagggaggaggatgatgaggaagaggaggaggaggaggaggaggagcagcagcaacaacaggagCAAGAACAGGAGTTGGATGTAGAACATGAGGAGGAGCATGAACAGCAGGTCGGCGTAGATGAAGAGAGCCGTCCGCCCAGCGCCGGCTTGGAAGAGCCGGCAATTCCTCTTCAGGAGCAGG GAGTTTATGGCGATGATGAAAGTAAGATGAATGTGGTGGCTGGCTCAGCCACACCCATCAGCCAAGACCCtgtcaccactacctccaccacagcTACAGCCACTACAACCACAAGCACTATCACCACATCTGTTACACTAGCTTCCTCTTCTTATGGTGGAGCTGAAGTATTGGGTCCACGAGCTTTCACAGTGCCCCCACCAAGCCTGGGTTCACAGGGTCAGGCAGGAGGGCAGCAGGTGTACCAGCCCTACCCCACTCACTCCCCTGGAAATCCTCCCGTGTACAACCCTCACAtgcctcctccctcacaccccccTCACTTTACCCAGATGCCCCCTCCTATGCTACCTCAGGGGGCCACTGTGTACGTGGCCAACTGTCACGTCAACCTTTCGTCTTCCTATAATGGAGGACAGGGCCACATGCCTGTTCTTGGTTCCACTCCTGGCCCATCTCAGTCACCTCCTCCCCAATCCCCAGCTCTAGTACCCTCCCTCCCTATAATGCAAGAGCCTGCACCCCAGCCACCGCCACACCCGCCCCAGGTCAAGCCTGTGCACGAAGGTAAAGTTGAGTATGAAGGCCGCAGGAACTTCGACCCTTTCCGTGGTGGTCATCGTGGACGGGGCCGAGGCCGGGGCCGGGGCAAACGGCTTAATCTTGAGAGGGGTGGGGGTGAGCATCCTGGATTTGGTGGCGACAAACACTACCATGAAGCTGCACCTTTTGGGAGCTTGCACGGACAGTATGTGTATCCAAACATACAGTATCAcatgaggggtggtggtggctaCCCTCCTTACCCCAGTGTGCCTACAGCCCAGAATGTCCAGGGGATGCCTCTTATGTATGGTCAGCagtatgtacaatatacacacgGACCTATGACCCCCCTGCTCCCCTACTCATCAGGCCCCCATGGCAGCCAGCATCCTGCAGCTGCCCTCCAGCACCTGCACCAccagcaccctcaccaccacccccaccctcagcaacagcaccaccaccacttccaccaacagcaacatcatcatcatcaacaacagcaacagcagcagcaccagcagcagcaacaacaacagcaacagcaaacacaacagcagcagcagcagacagaAACAGAATCTCCTGAGCAAGAGCATCAGTACCATTTGCAACAGCCACAGCCACAACCTAACTTTCCAGAGCCTCCAGAAGTTGCTGGCTCTTCAAACTTGCACTCTAACCAGCCATTTGTCTCCACTTCACAGACAAGATCATCTCAATTTGAGAGTGTTACTTCTGTGGGTGTTTCAGCCCCAGCTGTTaactttactccctctgttacaGCTCCTGCTGAGGCAGGCAGTGTCAGTCCTCTGACCAGCCAGACAGCCTCTCTGGTGCTGGAGGACTGTGTGGAGACCAGGACCTCATCCATGGGCATTGTCAGCCCCAGTCAGGAAGCACCAGTCCCTGTAGGCcaagaaggagaggaagccaCACCCCAGCCCACCTTACACAGTCAACCTCCAGCCCACCACCAGACTTCCCTGCATTCACTACCACCTCCCAACATGCAAGTGCCACCTCCAGGTCAGAGCCAAGTACCATTATCAGGACAGGTCCAGGTACCTCCTCCAGGTCAGAACCAAGTATTGCCATCAAGTCAGGTTGAGGTTCAAGTACCACCTCCAAAACAAAACCAAGAAGCAATGTCACATCAGACTCtggtacctccaccaccaccaagtcaGGTCCAGGTACCACCTCCTTCAGGTCAGGGCCAGATACCATCAAATCAAACCCAAGTTCCCCCTCTGGGACAGGTTCCAGGGCCATCCCCAGGCCACAGTGCCCAAGTACCACCTCTGGCTCAGGGGCAGGCACCTCCTCCAGGTCTTACCCAAGAACTGCCTCCCAGTCAGTGTCAGGCATCACCTTCCAGTCAAGGTCAGAGTCAGGTACAAGCACCAGCTCAGACCCAAGAACCACCACCCAGTCATGTGCAAGTTCCACCACCTACTCACATCCAGGTAGCTTCTGGCCACACAACCCAGGTGTCACCTCCCAGCCATGTTCCTCAAGTACCTCCACCCAGCCACACCCAGGCACCCCCACCAGGCCTTCCCCAGGTACCTCCCCCTGGCCTTCTTCAGGTTCCTCCTCCAGGTCTTGCTCAGCTGCCACCGCCTTgccaagcaccaccaccagcccatAGTCATGTACCCCCACCTGGTCAGGCTCAGGAGCTGCCTGTGGGCCATGTTCAAGGGCTGCCTACAGGCCAGGTCCAGGCACCTTCTGCAGGTCAGGTAAAGACCCCACAGCTGCCTGTACTCTCAGCACCAGCCAGTCACCCACAAACAGCATCCAAGATTTCTTCAGGGAGTAGCAGCAAGTCCTCCAGCACTCCGCAGGTGTTGTTCCGTCAGATGAACAAGAGCAAAGTGGCGGGCATGGAGCAGACCACTCTAGCAGACATAACTTTTATGTCCGATGAAATACAACCTGATGTGGTGACTGAAATGCCTGTGGAACTTGTGATGACTCCAAACCCACTGGGAGCCCCTGAACCCTCCCCCTCTAGtgtatccttcccttccactctgccTGTAGCAGATCCTCCAGCCTCACAGGGGAACACTCCCATTGCAGCACCAGAGGCTGGGGGGAGGCAAATGAACAATGATGTGGGAGTAGCTGTTCAAAGTGCACCCACACCTGCTGACACCAACTCTGTGATGTCTGAGGTGGTGATGCCTCCGCTAACCACATCTCCTGCTACCACTGCTCCTGGTGGTGCTTGGGCCCAGAAGAAAAGTTGGTCTCAACTCTTCAAGCCATGTGATGAAGTAGGAGCAAAGCAAGTAGCCTATGTTGCACCCTTCAACCAAGGAGCAGAAAAGCCATGTGAGGAAGTTTCTCTACCCCTTGAGGCTGCTGACCACAAGGTGTCAGACACTTCACTCTCAGAGGCAGACATGGAGAAAGCAAAGATTGGAG GGATGCTGCGTCAGTATGTGCAGGACCACCACCACGCAGCCCTGCAGCCCCGCGGCCTCATCAACAAGGCCAACTGGTGTTACATCAACGCCCCACTTCAGGCACTCCTTGCTTGTCCACCATTCTACAACCTCATGAAGAACATACCCAACATTGCTGGCCTCAAGAAGGGAAAGTCATCTACACCAGTCATTGATAGCAT AGTGGAATATATTCATGAATTTTCCGAAATGGCCCCCATGCTAAAACCTTGCAAAAAGGACAAGAGTGGGAATGCTGCCCGTAAAGAGACTGAGATAGTGACTGGGCCACCTTTTGAGCCATCCTATGTATACAAGATGCTGGCCAACATCAATGGAGACCTGTTCAGTGATGGCCGCCAGCAAGATGCAGAAGAAATGTTGTCCTTTGTGCTCAATGGTCTGCATGAGGAG ATGGTGGAGGCATTGAAGCTGGCTGGGGAATGGAGTCCCTCACCCACTGGGGATCAGCCAGCCGTGAATGGTTCTGTCAACGGGGAGACCAACGGCTCAGACCATGAAGATGCCTCTGATGACTCGGATGAGTGGCAG ATGATGGGCTCTCGCAAACGCTATTGTGTGACCCGCACTGCGACCTTTACCCCCACCCCGATCAGTGCCATATTCTGGGGTCAGCTGAGGTCAGAGCTGCACCAGGCTGGAGGTCACACCACAGCCAACCTGCAGCCATTCACCACCTTGCCCCTGGACATACAG tcgAGTAAGGTAGAGAGTGTGAGGGATGCCTTAGAACAACTGGTTAGCAAGGAGGAGATACCAGACTACACTGATGCAAAGACCAACCAGGATGTCACTGTCTTCAAACAA GTCTTTCTGGAGCACCTGCCCAATGTCCTCATCCTGCAGCTGAAAAGATTTATATATGACAAAGATGGAGGTCTTCAGAAAGTCATGAAGAAAGTCAATTTTCCTATTGACTTGGAAATCACTAAAG AGCTCATGTCATCATGTATCCGTGGCAAATTATCCCCTGTGCAGAGGAAGTACAAGTTGCTTGCGGTAGTGTACCATGATGGAAAGGAGGCCACCAAGGGACATTATGTGGCAGATATCTACCATGGCGGCTACAACTGCTGGCTGCGGTGTGATGACAGCTTCATCAAAGAGGTTCCAGAGAGTGTTGTGATGCGCCATGTGCCACCACGTGTCCCCTACCTCTTGTTCTATCGTCGGGCAGACACTATGGTTGGGCCGTCACCCAAGGCCAAGTCATGA